Proteins from a single region of Acidianus ambivalens:
- a CDS encoding lipoate--protein ligase family protein, giving the protein MKIGIYELKAKKGVIRTTVKYYGDSLDIKITGDFMIFPEDVIFDLEKKLQGLSLNDLQNLPKILEETLSKATLFGCTIEDFKNSIYGALREVGL; this is encoded by the coding sequence ATGAAAATAGGAATTTACGAGTTAAAGGCAAAGAAGGGAGTAATCAGAACTACTGTAAAATATTACGGAGATTCGCTAGACATAAAAATAACTGGGGACTTCATGATATTCCCAGAAGACGTAATTTTTGATCTGGAAAAGAAACTTCAAGGTCTCTCTTTAAACGACTTACAAAACTTGCCTAAGATCTTAGAGGAAACTTTATCAAAGGCTACACTTTTTGGGTGCACAATTGAAGATTTTAAGAACTCAATTTATGGTGCTTTAAGAGAGGTGGGGTTATGA
- a CDS encoding lipoate--protein ligase family protein, producing MRVLFYENDENPYFSLAFEESLWRNLKEGKVDNTLRFWRHKNVAIIGYFQLAEEELNFDVVRKYKIDVVRRFTGGGAVYQDMGCLIWTIAVKGPKDGGVNYLYDFLLRGFVNALKHFANVRVENINDVVVNDRKVSGTSATFQGEYYLLHGTLLINTNLELMGKVLKVSKAKLSDKGVSEVKYRVTNLVDALGRKIDTSEIIDAIIKEYSSLLGEKAYFDLPTTDEIKLAEELYEKKYSKPEWNLLRLPSSYFE from the coding sequence ATGAGAGTTCTCTTTTATGAAAACGACGAAAATCCCTATTTTAGCTTGGCCTTTGAGGAAAGCCTGTGGAGGAATCTTAAAGAGGGTAAAGTTGATAATACTTTAAGGTTTTGGAGGCATAAGAATGTAGCAATTATAGGATATTTTCAACTTGCAGAGGAAGAATTAAACTTCGACGTTGTTAGGAAGTATAAGATTGACGTTGTTAGAAGATTTACCGGCGGAGGTGCAGTATATCAAGATATGGGCTGCTTAATATGGACTATAGCAGTTAAAGGACCGAAAGACGGAGGGGTCAACTATTTATACGATTTCCTACTGAGAGGCTTTGTTAACGCGTTAAAACATTTTGCCAATGTAAGAGTGGAAAATATAAACGACGTTGTTGTTAATGACAGAAAGGTTTCGGGTACTTCAGCCACGTTTCAAGGAGAGTACTATTTACTTCACGGAACTTTACTCATAAATACTAACCTGGAACTTATGGGCAAAGTACTTAAAGTCTCTAAAGCAAAGCTTTCAGATAAGGGAGTCTCAGAGGTAAAATATCGTGTTACTAACCTTGTTGACGCTCTAGGTAGGAAAATAGATACTTCTGAAATAATAGATGCAATAATAAAGGAGTATTCTTCTCTGCTAGGAGAAAAAGCTTACTTCGACTTGCCAACAACGGATGAAATAAAACTCGCGGAAGAACTTTATGAGAAAAAATACTCTAAGCCTGAATGGAATTTACTCAGACTACCTTCGAGCTACTTTGAATAA
- a CDS encoding APC family permease, whose translation MAELKASDLGINSDKKLKRELSKWQLLFMSFGSIIGSGWLLSPLYAASAVGSYSLLDWIIGGILVLFIALPYAELGSSIPKSGSLVRYPHYSHGGFAGFISSWVYLIPVISSPAIEASASVGYLSSIFPQLEVNGELSYLGIVVSMLLIIFYFFLNYFGVKILGKVTEGVGWWKLAIPLGTAIVLIVLDFHYSNFNFSITSYQGFTGFNAILYSIPVTGIIYSYGGFRQAVEYAVETRNPKNVPFALIGALLISLGLYLLLEIAFIGAVNWNYAQITPGNWTALSSSIYA comes from the coding sequence GTGGCCGAACTAAAAGCTTCCGATCTAGGTATAAATTCAGATAAAAAGTTAAAAAGGGAATTAAGCAAATGGCAATTACTTTTTATGTCGTTCGGAAGTATAATAGGTTCAGGCTGGTTGCTTTCGCCATTGTACGCAGCAAGCGCGGTAGGAAGTTATTCATTACTTGACTGGATTATAGGTGGAATTTTAGTTCTTTTTATAGCATTACCCTATGCAGAGTTAGGCTCGTCCATACCTAAAAGTGGCTCATTAGTTAGATATCCTCACTATTCTCACGGCGGATTTGCAGGATTTATTTCTTCTTGGGTTTATCTAATTCCCGTGATCTCATCTCCTGCTATAGAAGCCTCTGCTAGCGTAGGTTATTTAAGCTCAATTTTTCCTCAGCTTGAAGTAAATGGAGAACTAAGCTATTTAGGAATTGTAGTTTCAATGCTTCTAATTATATTTTATTTCTTCCTAAATTATTTCGGAGTTAAGATTCTTGGCAAAGTAACAGAAGGAGTAGGCTGGTGGAAGTTAGCAATTCCACTAGGTACTGCAATAGTTTTAATAGTCCTCGATTTTCACTACTCAAACTTCAATTTTTCTATTACTTCCTACCAAGGATTCACTGGATTTAATGCAATACTGTATTCAATACCGGTAACTGGAATAATATATTCTTATGGAGGATTCAGGCAGGCAGTAGAATACGCAGTAGAAACAAGAAATCCTAAAAATGTACCTTTTGCTTTAATAGGAGCATTGCTGATCTCTTTAGGTTTATATTTACTTCTAGAAATAGCGTTCATAGGAGCTGTAAATTGGAATTACGCTCAAATTACTCCAGGAAATTGGACTGCACTATCTTCCTCAATATACGCTTAA
- a CDS encoding M20 family metallopeptidase produces the protein MLIELTKKLISFKTYNDNELYECALFIKDYLENQGFKAEIKEYVKGYPVVISSSGKGRPLMLNGHFDVVPPGEGWSSNPFVPKVVDDKIYGRGATDMKAGLAVLMETYVSMADKLDYPLLFTAVPDEETGGKRGSKFLAEEFSPFFVIIGEPTGSERINIGEKGLLQIKIKERGKSAHGSTPSLGDNSILKLIDDILTLEKEINDFSVSIPRELEDAVNNVKEIDEKIFDDVRKITFNPGVIKGGTKVNVVPDYAEVEIDMRIPPGITTGEVLEKIRVKGEIEIINSSEPNYTSLPSFLGLKPFITPYATDGRYFRLKGIPTIVYGPGELNKLHSPDEYVRISDINSSFEKLKEILRNLVPKFL, from the coding sequence ATGCTAATAGAACTGACAAAGAAACTAATTTCTTTCAAGACTTATAATGACAACGAGCTCTATGAATGCGCATTATTTATAAAGGATTATTTGGAAAACCAGGGTTTTAAGGCAGAAATTAAGGAATACGTTAAAGGGTACCCTGTAGTAATTTCCTCAAGCGGAAAGGGAAGGCCTTTAATGCTTAATGGCCATTTCGACGTTGTACCGCCTGGAGAAGGTTGGTCTTCAAATCCTTTCGTTCCTAAGGTAGTAGACGATAAAATATACGGAAGAGGAGCAACAGATATGAAGGCAGGATTAGCAGTTCTCATGGAGACTTACGTATCCATGGCAGATAAGTTAGATTACCCTTTACTTTTTACAGCAGTCCCAGACGAAGAAACTGGGGGCAAAAGAGGAAGTAAATTCTTAGCCGAGGAGTTTTCTCCTTTCTTTGTAATAATAGGTGAGCCTACTGGTTCAGAAAGAATAAACATAGGAGAAAAGGGCTTATTGCAAATAAAAATAAAGGAAAGGGGTAAATCAGCTCATGGAAGTACTCCTTCCCTCGGTGATAATTCTATTTTGAAGTTGATAGACGATATTCTAACGTTAGAGAAAGAGATAAATGATTTTTCCGTCAGTATTCCTAGAGAATTGGAAGATGCTGTAAATAATGTCAAGGAGATTGACGAGAAAATATTTGATGATGTGAGAAAAATAACCTTTAATCCTGGAGTAATTAAAGGGGGAACTAAAGTTAACGTAGTTCCGGACTATGCTGAAGTTGAAATAGATATGAGGATACCTCCGGGAATTACAACTGGAGAAGTTTTAGAAAAAATAAGAGTTAAAGGAGAAATTGAAATTATAAATTCATCAGAGCCCAATTACACTTCTTTACCTTCCTTTCTAGGTCTTAAGCCTTTTATTACTCCTTATGCAACAGACGGAAGATACTTTAGACTAAAGGGAATTCCTACCATAGTTTACGGTCCTGGTGAGCTTAATAAGTTACATTCCCCTGACGAATATGTAAGAATAAGCGACATAAATTCATCATTTGAAAAATTAAAGGAAATTTTAAGGAATTTAGTACCGAAATTTTTATAA